One Glycine soja cultivar W05 chromosome 7, ASM419377v2, whole genome shotgun sequence genomic window, CGACCCCCTAGCCTATCCAAAGGTATGATAGCACAAGGCCCATAGCTAAAAGGGAtccaaaatgtttttaaaaatataccgtcatataatatttttatattatttgttatttttataattaaattaaaattattattttatttcatgtctCTTTTTGCTCGGATTAAGATATGTCATGTGATTTAAAAGTATTACTATGTTGgttattagtttcttttttttatgtattaccTTCATAAGTTCATATTGAATGAATTTTTAGTTCATCATATCATATCGACATATAATTGATCTATGACAATagacttaaaatatatttttttaacaaaataagaaacatgaacaaaaatttaaattataaataaataaaactaaatattatcatattaataaagaacaaaaatatatggaatattttatatgaaataatattttgttgatgATAGACAATAATGACCaaactaaaacatttttttcgagagataaaataaaataataaaaagatgtgacaGATTTCTCATAGGTTCACACAAATATGTAAAATCCAAGTGAGATGAAGAAGGATTTAAAAACCAAATCTACCTTTTTAAGTAAGAACCTATCTTGTCTTCTACATGGATGATGATAAAAAGAGTAAAACTTATCAATGACTTGTCACGTTATCATGATTATCTTATGTATAGATACTTAtgttatgtaattattttttaaataaattgaatgatAGATAATAACATAAGAGtaagttgaataaaaaaataagatatataattttgagatttattaaaattatattatttatttaatgtaaaaaaatatgtaatttttaatgaattatatgcctatttttatataatatatatttatattttgaatacttaaatataaaatgaccaaatttaattttgcctCATGACGCATCAAATCTGAGGAACCGTCGTGCCACTAAAGTAATCCCagttaatttatttaacattatgtgtaaacttattttaatgtttaacttgacattaatgataatttattcaAAAGTCTACTTTTAAATACAATAAGGTCTCTAAATAGGCcttctcaatttattttttatctaaatagGCTTCACTGAAGTCAACATGcttaataagtaaaaaaattaaataaatgtataattttagtatattataataaatttactaCCATAATAATAATgctatcaaaaaaatattatttatatttacttcaATAGATCAATCTATTAAGTCTAAGATACTTTTTAATAGCCTAAaatcttattaattaaataaatttgtataaaagtgtagaacttatttattttctaaaaatctctTGTCTAACTTGGTGTCAGAATACTGTAGACTAAAACATAGCCAAAGGGTTTTTTTAAGgctaaatatttgttttacgTTTATGGAGTTGCAAAAATTTCTTACCTAGCACATGCTTGCATAGTTTGGTGTTAACCGGTGTGGTGAATCAAATGTCAGGAACTAGGGGGGCTTGTGTACCAAAATggtgcaatttttttaattaattactaaaatggataagaaaaattaaaattacaaaaataggtAAATTATCCTTTGAAAGACAATTTTAGATATgaagaaattatatttcaaaatacgatttcattttttcaacatttttaaaaataaacaaaaattgacGATTTTTAACTACCACAAAATGCTTTTTAAGCCGCAACAAAATGAaagatttgtttgtttttttacaaataaagtaatttctaactatttataaatattttgtgacaatttttaaccaccataaatattttttaaaaaagttataaaggTAAAAATCATGTTTTGAAACACTATTTCTTTATATCTAAAATTGTCCTTCAAAGGATGACTTatccatttttgtaattaattaaaaaaattacaccattTTAGTACAAAAGCTTACCAAAATGCCAAACTACGGgctacttttttttaacaagtagaactatttcatttaattagagATAAGATTGGAAATACAACAtgaaatataatcaaattcttGGATGCAATTATGAAACCGTGAACTAGAAGCCTTTCCAAGAGAATGGGATACTTGGTTTCATTGCCTCCCATTAAAATTCACCAATGAGTTTGGGATTATATTCAACAACTTTCTACATCTATAAACTATATTGTGAAATTCAGAGAAACCTTGTTAATTCGAGTGTAGACTATCAACAAAGACCTTGCAATCTGATTCAAACACAACATGCGTTGCATTTATCTGTCTTGCCAAAATTATAGCTTGTAAAAGTCCCCAACCTTAGCTTCTCTAGGGTTTGGCTCAGAACTATGGGATACTTAGATCAAGCATTATCCTATATTGTTTatctatttcaaaataattttttatcatataaagtttaaaatattaattttgaataacttttttaagttatagaaagaaaaaataatccataacagaaaattaaattatttaaaataaatccatctttattttaaattaaggtCTTATTATTCCCTATCCTAAAAACACTTGTTAaggagaaaaaatttattttgaaaataaaaaagaacgcAAAAAATATCAAGAAGAACACAAATATTATGCattccaataaaaatatttctactttAAGTTTCTTTAACACACTAATTAGCATTTTCCTTTAAATCAAGGTTGAGACaaacttgaaaaatataatttcaagagtgataataataataaaaaaaaaccaacaattTGTTATCTAAATATAATTCCTTGAGTTTGTGAGCCAACTCGCTTGGCTAAAAACTTGAACTTCAGTAGCCCCTAAAACTCAATATAACTTGAATCAATTTGatgtaaaataaatgaaagtccAATAATATCATTAGACTATAAAACTTCACACTTGGAAATTACAATCATCTCATTCACTACTTTCCTACTTCCCCTTCATAAACATGAGGGAACAGCTAATTAGCAAGAACAAGAAGTTTCCTACACCTCCGCAGAAAAAAATAATCTGTTACAAAATTTTGCATTTGAAGCTCTCCAGTAGGTCACACTCATAGCCTGTATACAGGTTCAATTCCAAGGAGATGAAAGCACTGCCTCATCACAGTCACTGTTGCTTCACATAGCAAGAGTCTACTAGTCTCCTCAGGCGACCCCACAACCTGCCATGCCACAGGTAAAACTAGTTGAATTGCATGGCTTCAATTTAACATTATTCAATCCAAAGGTAAAACCACAATGGTCACCAGGATTCTATTGTGTATGACACCCCCAACAGGAAGTAATATTTGAGAAAGTTAAGGCGACGAGAGAAATTTCAGCTGATAACCCACCATCAGGtatttcacaaaattataatcaAAACTATATGTAGTGACATATCATTAACATCTTTCGCGGTAACTCCAACAGTTATGCTACTTGGCAGTTTTATGCATACCACTACAACAAAACAGGAATAGGAAGTGCATAGAAAATAGAATAAAGTTATGACTTTAGAAGTATACCTGgcaattagtataaaatttttttgtaaagattTCTGTCAAATTATAGAGGTATTCACACAGCACATTGGGCAACAAATTAGTTAAGGACTCCTCAAAAacctgaaaaaataaaacaacacagCCAAAATATCTTCGTAAGTATCTTCTGCTTTATAAAACAATATACAGAAATGTCAGATAGCATTAGCCACAATATCCAAAgtcttttatttaaagaaatcgGAGTTCCAgtaacaaaattcaaaacattacTAGCATGCAAGGGTCTAAAGCTCAAGAATAACTTGTGCTATTCACGTTTCCTACCTCAGGAAATTGTATCAAATGAAGCCCCAATGCACGTTCATCTTCATGATCCAACACTATATTCCCATTCTGTAACACAAAGTTGTTGAAcatgaaatttgcattaagGAATGTGCTCAAGTTGATACTCGATATTTAGTTGACTGACTATATATAAGGCGCACAAGTGATACAAAGTcatgaaaattataatagatGGGAACAGAATTGACTAACGAAAAGTCAACCCTGGCAGAGTGTAAACAAAGACACAACTAGTCAActattatttttgtcaaattaaGAACAAGATAGAAAACAATTGAATAGAATATTAGATTATTATGACAATTAAATAAAGTGGTAAATCATCATCCCGGGAAGAAAAATAACTtactttctttatttcttctatATCTTTACCAGATTTCCTCATAATAGAACAGATCCTAGCATGTGCATACTGCAAATAAACAGCAGTATTCCCCTGTTTCATGACAACTTTGAATCAGTAAGTTTAGATGGGGGCgaaaaaatagtttaacaaTAGCAAACAGAAGTCTCGACATTTCTTCTTAGCAGTTCCAACACCCATTGTTAATAAGGTGCTAACAGTTATAGTTGTAGTTAAAAAAGGCTCCTATTTCTTAAGGTGAAGGATACACTCTAGACGGAGATGTGCAACTGATAACCACTGAAGAAAACATCCAAGGATGTGACTTCTACATATTAACGGACAGTTATCAATGTacccaatattttatttttatcaaaattataacaGTGCTATTTACCATACATCCATGGTTACCAACCACACATTAATCTCAAAGTTACCCTATACTTCATCTGATTTACGAGGGAAATAAAAGTGGCACAGCAGCCATAAATAATTGTCAATAATCTACAAACTTCTTTACTGAACAACACTAGCATACACTGAATGCACCTTATCATTAAGCATCTGATCAAAGCTGAATGTGTAATTTGTTAATCTGTTGATCCTCAAGTCAGCATACCTGCAAACACATTAAAGACACTAACATAAGGGGCTGAAAGCCTACAACTCCCTTTGTATTCCCATTACAAGCAAAAGTAAACTGCAAGTGAAAGATTTGTCATGTCAAAGAAAAGCGATATGTAGAATACTAAGTTAACTAAAAACGAACCTCATAGctgtcaaacaaaaatataacgCCTGGACTAGAATTTAGCTGGAAAATTCACAGAATCACAAAGGTAAAAACCAAATAAATTCGTATATTTAGTTctgatttatttgatttttaacacTTACcacatacaataaaaaaaacattgtgaAAATTAGTATGCATTAACAGGATTCAGAGATTAGTTCAGAATTTAAAGCACCCTACATACAATACAACAGCTTAAAGAAATCCGTCAACGGGAAATTGTTAGCTGATACATCTCTctacaaacaaaaacaagataATACAACTACAATGAAACAAGCAACGACAATGCAGGGGAGAAAGGATCTAGTTAAAGGAGCTTACTTAACAGCCCCGTAACCAACTGCTTCTGCTGTTTTTTCAATCTCTTCCTCAGACCAATCTTTAACAGCATCTAAAAGTACATAGGATTTCAAAGATTAATCATCAGAGTGTCTAGAATCTCAAAAAATGAGATTAGAAAGGACACACACTCATACAATTTAGTCAAGCAGAAACTTCATTTCATTCATGTTTGCATGCAGACaagaaataagtaaaaattGCACTAGGTGACTCGGCAACTAGCACTTTACCACGCTCGAGGAGGGAAGCTTTACAGCGCCTTTTGGCTTCATCAAGCAACTCAACCAATCTAACAGTTTCACTGCTGCGTGTCCGAAATCGTTTTCCATCTTCCCCAAGAACAAGACCAAAACCAACATGAGTACATTTGGGGAACTCATTTTCATCATTTGGCAGCCATCCTGCACGCCTAAAGGCctgaaagaaaaattgaaggGAGTGTCTGACATTTTTTATCTCATCAGAATAATGCAAAGTAGCATCAGAAATGTCATGGTCCATGAGCTTTCTCttttagaaaattgaaaaaataatagcaACTTAACAACAAACAAATTGAAATATGCCATTGGAATAATGCAGAGTACCACCAGGAATATGTCATGGTTCATGACTTTTCTCTTTTAGAAtattggagaaaaaaatgaaatgaacaaCAAAAGTATTAGGACAAAATAATTAGCCAAGGATGCTATATCCTATCAACAAAACAAAGACATGTCAATAACCAAGGGCAACTCACTACTGAAAAAAGCAAGTAGAAAGAGCTCtggttacaagaaaaaaaatgtggtaGCCAAGAGAAACCATAAAAACCAAGAACTGAGATATACCTTAAAAACCATATCAAAGTGTTGCCACTGCCCAACATCTGTAACGTATATATTCCACTCAACGTTTTCCACATTTAGACGATACCTACATGATTCAAGTAACTCAGATAATCATTACAGTTTGTTTTCTGCAGTCAATGTATTTCCAGTTCCATATTCATATTATCTGCAGATGATATATACACAATGTTTACATGAAAGGCAGAGTATACAGAGATTCAAAAGATACATAAATTTGACATATGCGTATTTGGAACAGATTAATAATGTGGATCAAACATTGTCTAATATGTAAAATATGCAGAAGCTATTGAATGATGTAGATCGGTTTTGATTAAACAAGGAAGCAACTTTGATCACTCAAGTGATCCAGCAACTTTAACAGTACGTGTGTGTTCATTAAATAATAGAAAGTTTAAACTAACCAAAGTGCTGCTAGATCAGTTGATGAATAGTTGAAGCCACCATCTCTTTTCACAGCAATAATTGGTATATTTGCACCCTCAACAAATATCACACGAGCaccatcatcttcttcaatcaGTCCTAATTTATCCAATCTCTCCAAAGTTGGAGGGATTAAATCATTATAGTAGCTCTCTCCCTGTAACCAAAATATACTATCATTCAGTGCTCAGTAAAATGACACAATTATTGAATTAAGTAAAAACATATAATTACTACAACAAAAATCTATTTATTCAATCTACACTAATTTATTGTTACACTATATGCACATTATCACATAATCAGCtcaaaaacaatgttttttaaGCTTCAATGTTGATAATTTTGGCTGCAAATGTCAATGCCTGTAGATGAAGTGTTTCCTACAAAATTCTCATTTCAATCTTAGTTGACAATATAATTGGATCAGAAAATCTAAGTTATCGAGCAGCTTCTCatagagaaaaaattattcagTTTTCTTAGGCTAGTTTGAGTACAGACACAACTTAATAGAAACTAGAAAGAATATGGGAGATCTGGTCAAAAGACAGAAATTTAATCCAAAACATTCTAACCATGAATAGAGTTGGTAGTCCTGTATTGTTCATATGAcacaataaaataatgaaataaaaaattaaaaaagcttAGAATATCCCCCCTGGAAGGTACAAAGCAATAAATACAGTTGAACTCAGTCAGTAAAAAAAGGAAACTAGAAGCCTTACCCTTGCTTCCAATAGAACTCCAAGACGTTGATAGACCTTTTCAAATTCAGCCTTACTAATATCACAAATTTGCTGCCATGCATTGTGATACTTCTCTTCTCCACTCTGAAGACAAAATCAATacatatatcaaatttaaaaccaagtttgttaagatattacaaacaaAGGAGGAAAAAAGGAAAGCTCTCAATATAATTTACCTGGAGCTGGACCACTGACTGTTGTGCCCTCAGCTTAAATTCTGGATCATTATCAAACCTCACTTTGGAGGCCTTATAGAATGCCTAAAAATGCACCATATCACAAGAATTTCAGAATCACTAATGATAATTTACTTATCCAGTGAAACAAAAAGCTTcataatagaaatatatttgacaaaaacaataacttaaaaaCTAAGTGACAATTAACAAGAATATTGTCCCTCAAGACCtataaacattttcatttcAAGGTTGATGGTTCATCAGTTATAAGAATTGACAAAGaacaacattaaataataaaatataacctAAACAATTATTTCTGACTTCACTCCTTTGCTAATTAGCTTCTttctacttttaattaaaagaaaagtgactggcTATAGAGGTATAAAACTGATTTCAATCAGCAGATCCATTATGTCCAAAGTTTATTCACAAACAGAGCATAGAATAACCATTTGAAGCAATACATGCAGATAAAACAAATCACTTATTTTTCAGGCACGGATTACTTTTTCTTTCACGCTGTTGCATGTGTGAAAATAAAACCTTGTATTTCCTAGTTATGGTAAATGGCTAATTTCTAGATTGTCAAATTGAAATTCACATGGTGACCGCCAGGCTTATTTTTGAACCGTGAATCATAATTCACATCAAATTGCAAGATTCATAGACAGtgaaaaaatacttcaaaaatatgataaagataatatacaatgtaataattttaaagtagaACTGGAAATAGATAAAACAACCTAACCATAAGgcttataaaacaaaattactaGACATATATGAGTTTGTGAagccattattattattgatgataCGAAATTGCATATGATTCATTCATGTATCTAAAATACAAAACCAGATGATCTTATAATACAAACTGATGGGTAGTTGAATCATATCAAATCGTAGGATTCGAATCATGAATTGTACGATTCTAATAACTATGTTTGGATTGCATAGTTTTTACTTCCAGAACATttagaaattagaaattaattcaACAAATGAACTCAAAAGAATGCCAGATCTTAATAAAGAAATATCAAGAAAACAATGTAGGATTAAACATCTAAACAAAAATACGAATAAGAATAAATGGAAACAGTTTGATTTCATCTATTTTCTCACCTGAAGATCCCCAATAGCTGCTTCAGTAAAATCTTCTGGATTTGGATATGTGTCAAAGAGGTGTGCTATTAGCATCCCAAACTGTAAACAAATGCATGGACTTTGAGCCATATGATACCAATATCAAAATGAGAATTGGTTTatgattcaagcaaatatgtCACACAAATAACCCtataaaaaatcaatgtatATTCCTAATTAAGCAACTAATTGAAATAGTTCAATATCTAAATTACTttcttgagagagagagagaaagagcagTGCTTTAGGACACTACTTTCTTAAGGCTACACAAGAAAGCATAGTAGTACAGAACACATCTTAGAAATTGGTTTTAGGGCCCAACTCAACCTTACAAAACCGGCTTATAAGGTGAGGACTGTCCAAGTTTTATAAGCTCTATTTAAGTCATATCTCCAGTCCATGTGGGACTAAACACCACACTTGGGGCTGCAAATAAGGAAGCCCCAAAAGAGGCCACGACTAAGGCAGACTAGGGGCTATTAAGGCATCTTTACAACACTCCCTCTCACACCCAAGGTTAACAGCCAGGAGCATGGCAACTGGAGGAGACCTGACAATGGATCTAGAATCTAGGATAGGCTATGATACAATCTTAGTAACTGGTCTTAGGCCTGACCCAACTTCAAAAAACCAACTTGTAAGGTGAGGACTATCCAAGCTTTATAAGCTCTATTTAAGTCATATCTCTAGTCGATGCGAGACTAAACACCACCCTTCAGGCTGCAATTAAGGCAGTCCCCCAAAAAAGCTGCAACTAAGGTGGCTATCCAACAACACATCATACCTTCATCCAATTAGGAAGGATGTAATATGTGTTCTTGCTCATGAAGACAATTAGAAAGGCAACTTGCATCGGTCATTGTCCCAAACATAATTACTGTCAAGCCTAGTACTGCTAACAtacataattatgttaaattactGTTGCAAATATGTTACTCAATGCCACAAATTATATGAAGGAGTCTACTTTTGACAGTGTATGTCAAAGATTTAGTCACAAAAGTCACATAAACCATTTAACCTTTGTTTAAACATGCAGGGTTTTCATATTCACTGCACAAATAGCATTACTTTAGAAGATAATAATTATACCTGCGTCCCCCAGTCACCAAGATGATTTCTGCGGATAAGAGTTTCCACACGTGAAAATTCAAACATGCGAGCTAATGTGTCCCCAATAATGGTAGATCTCAGGTGCCCAACATGCATTTCCTTTGCTATGTTAGGTGAGGAAAAATCAACCAGAACTGTCTTCACTCCCAGTTGAGGTGCCCACTTATCAATACCATCAATCAGCAACCTCTCTAACCTCTGCAGAAGGAATTTTTCTGTTAAGTACTAATAGAGAGTGTTGAATAAActaataatccaaaaaaaaatgagaatcttATAGCACCCTTCCAATCAATGGACACAATGTTTCAGATACGCCCCCTCCCCCAAACAATGAAAACAGACTTAAA contains:
- the LOC114418871 gene encoding arginine--tRNA ligase, cytoplasmic-like, translated to MAYVEVDCPASVKKQLAKVFEESLRTTVPDEPDVVPSIDPCAANKAGVKFADYQCNNAMGLFAKMKGKQTGFKGPQAVGQAIRNNLPQSEMIESCSVAGPGFVNIVLSKKWIAQRLERLLIDGIDKWAPQLGVKTVLVDFSSPNIAKEMHVGHLRSTIIGDTLARMFEFSRVETLIRRNHLGDWGTQFGMLIAHLFDTYPNPEDFTEAAIGDLQAFYKASKVRFDNDPEFKLRAQQSVVQLQSGEEKYHNAWQQICDISKAEFEKVYQRLGVLLEARGESYYNDLIPPTLERLDKLGLIEEDDGARVIFVEGANIPIIAVKRDGGFNYSSTDLAALWYRLNVENVEWNIYVTDVGQWQHFDMVFKAFRRAGWLPNDENEFPKCTHVGFGLVLGEDGKRFRTRSSETVRLVELLDEAKRRCKASLLERDAVKDWSEEEIEKTAEAVGYGAVKYADLRINRLTNYTFSFDQMLNDKGNTAVYLQYAHARICSIMRKSGKDIEEIKKNGNIVLDHEDERALGLHLIQFPEVFEESLTNLLPNVLCEYLYNLTEIFTKKFYTNCQVVGSPEETSRLLLCEATVTVMRQCFHLLGIEPVYRL